The genomic DNA gaagctttcaagccacacggAGATCAGTGTCAGACCCAGTTTTGTCAACTACATCACCCAAGTATTCTGGGATACTCCCCATGCAAGTGACTTACTCATCAATAATGAATGGGCAGAAAAGTGGGGTCAAGGTGAAGAGCAAGGATAAGTGGGGGAAAAGGTTCAGTGATTAGAACACCAGCCTGAATTATggcagacctgggttcaattcctgctctgccacaggcttcctgtctgACCACTGAGTttccctgtgcctccatttcccatcgGGAACATGGGGATAATGGAATCTCCCTATGTCACAAGGCAGCTGTGATGATAAATATATTAAGGATAGTAAAGTGCTAGAGTGATGGAGGACAGACAAGTACCAGAAACAGAGCAGCATCAGCATCCACTACACGTCTGGATGGAAGAATTGGAAGACATGATAAAATGGGGGCATTGTTAACTGGGAGGAGGAGACAGACCAGACAGGAAAAGGTAGATCAGGAACAAGATTCCTGTTGTACAGCTCTCCTGTCTGTTCTTGTCCGCTTCTCCTTCaatctgtgtttgtagcaggcaaTGTAGTCCaatgagagaagcagcatggcatTCTGAATAGGGCAGACAGATAATAATAGGGCATGGGTCTGGGAGTAAGGAGACCTGCGGCTTGTCTGCACTGTCTAcattgtctacactgccctgcagtttggGACTTACATTAATGGGAACCCTTGTAGTTTATGTCTGCAGCATCCTCCCAGGGGGTTTACACACtttactgctatttatacccctACAGTTCGAATGGCAGGTAGCATAGACATAGCTTTGGATTCTCAGACCAGATCTGCACTGACTTACTGTGACCTTGAGTGAGCCACTTAATCCCTCCGAGCATTCGTTTCTCCATTGTTAAGTTGGGGAGAATGATACTTCCCCCCTATAACTGCTTTGAGATACGTAGTTGGAATGTACTGCGTATTATAACACTGTCTCTTTCAGAACAGCAGTGGCAGCCCCTAGGCTCCTCAAGCTGGCACCTTGACAGGTAGCAGCCCCCGCACACATTCACTGAGGAGTCGCCAATCAAGTGATGGAGCAATGAAAAATCCAACAGGGACTTGACCCCAGCTTGGAAGGATATGAGTGCCTCGGCGATCTACCTGATTGGTCGTTTGTAGATCGGTGCCCCACCCCatcagggaaggggcagattcATTGCAAGCAAGACAATGAGGCATTTGTGCGTTGGGTGGCCATGTTGTCCCAGGACATGGACCGATGGCTGCAAAAACTGCGAGGTCCAACAGCACAAGAAACAGGAGGCCACGGAAACCAAAAGGCAGAACCAGCTGCAGCCTTCCATCAACTGAATCCACCCAATAAAACACCCTGCACCCTCCAAATCCTCTCAACAACAAAATGATTGATTAATACCCACCCTTTCCTTCACTGATTTGCCGTTTAAGGGTAATAATTCCCAACTTTTACAGGTGCATCAAGTAACCCCCTCCCATGCTCCAGTCATTGTTTTCTTACCGTTCACCCCCAAAcacacattattttgtttttctggctATATTCCTATTCATCAATAGGTGGCAAAGCTTTTCACGCCTCTGAATTTGCTACTGTAACAATTTCTCATTCTTTGTCCAGCCACTAAACTGTTTCTGGAGGGTGAGATGCATGCCTAAGAATTTGCTACCAATGCTGAAAG from Chelonoidis abingdonii isolate Lonesome George chromosome 3, CheloAbing_2.0, whole genome shotgun sequence includes the following:
- the LOC116830399 gene encoding LOW QUALITY PROTEIN: large ribosomal subunit protein mL52-like (The sequence of the model RefSeq protein was modified relative to this genomic sequence to represent the inferred CDS: deleted 1 base in 1 codon) — its product is QQGLDPSLEGYECLGDLPDWSFVDRCPTPSGKGQIHCKQDNEAFVRWVAMLSQDMDRWLQKCEVQQHKKQEATETKRQNQLQPSIN